One genomic region from Bacteroidales bacterium encodes:
- the clpX gene encoding ATP-dependent Clp protease ATP-binding subunit ClpX has translation MAKQSDKCSFCGRSRNETGMLIMGIDGNICNECVEQAAAILEEDSKIAHKSHAKLKLPKPTEIKHFLDQYVIGQEESKRVLSVAVYNHYKRIDQTKQSEEDDVEIEKSNIIIVGETGTGKTLMARTIARMLKVPFAIADATILTEAGYVGEDVESILSRLLMASNYDVKAAERGIVFIDEIDKIARKSDNPSITRDVSGEGVQQALLKLLEGSIVNVPPQGGRKHPDQKYVQVNTQNILFVAGGAFNGIDKIIASRMRTNVVGYQIVKEIEAIDKSNMLQYVAPPDLKKFGLIPEIVGRMPVVSFLNPLDASALKRILTEPKNALTKQFIRLFQIDGIELTFTDDALSFMVEKALEFKLGARGLRSIMEAILTDAMFELPDKKNVKKLEVTGKYAAQRLQSKSFAGMRVA, from the coding sequence ATGGCCAAACAATCCGATAAATGTTCTTTTTGCGGAAGAAGCAGAAACGAAACCGGGATGCTCATCATGGGCATCGATGGGAACATCTGCAACGAATGCGTGGAACAAGCTGCGGCCATTCTGGAAGAGGATAGTAAGATTGCACATAAAAGCCACGCCAAACTTAAACTGCCCAAACCTACCGAGATAAAGCATTTTCTCGATCAGTATGTTATCGGTCAGGAAGAATCCAAGCGCGTGCTTTCGGTGGCGGTTTACAACCATTACAAACGCATCGACCAAACCAAACAAAGTGAGGAAGATGATGTAGAGATCGAAAAGTCGAACATCATCATCGTGGGCGAAACCGGAACCGGCAAAACGCTGATGGCACGAACCATCGCACGGATGCTGAAAGTTCCTTTTGCCATAGCCGATGCCACCATCCTTACCGAGGCCGGCTATGTGGGCGAAGACGTGGAGAGCATTCTTTCCAGACTTTTGATGGCTTCTAATTACGATGTGAAAGCCGCCGAGCGGGGCATCGTGTTTATCGATGAGATAGATAAGATAGCCCGCAAGAGCGACAACCCTTCCATCACTCGCGACGTATCGGGTGAAGGCGTGCAGCAGGCGCTGCTCAAGTTGCTCGAAGGTTCCATTGTGAATGTGCCACCGCAGGGAGGTCGTAAGCATCCCGATCAAAAATATGTGCAGGTCAACACACAAAACATATTGTTCGTCGCCGGAGGCGCCTTCAATGGCATCGATAAAATTATTGCATCACGTATGCGCACCAATGTAGTGGGCTACCAAATCGTAAAAGAAATCGAAGCCATCGACAAGAGCAACATGTTGCAATACGTCGCCCCACCCGATCTTAAAAAGTTTGGACTCATCCCCGAAATTGTAGGGCGCATGCCGGTGGTGTCGTTCCTCAATCCACTGGATGCTTCGGCACTGAAACGCATCCTCACCGAACCAAAAAATGCGCTCACCAAACAGTTCATCCGGCTGTTCCAAATCGACGGCATCGAACTTACCTTCACTGACGATGCTCTGAGTTTTATGGTCGAAAAAGCCCTTGAATTCAAGTTGGGTGCCCGCGGATTGCGCTCCATCATGGAAGCTATCCTTACGGATGCTATGTTTGAACTGCCCGATAAAAAGAATGTGAAAAAACTGGAAGTCACCGGCAAATACGCTGCGCAGCGTCTTCAAAGCAAAAGCTTTGCAGGCATGCGTGTAGCTTAG
- a CDS encoding DUF4294 domain-containing protein yields MRNILFVIFVIFAATPLLHAQESKYHLLPVRVVDGDTLPYINLSPVEVFDFRIFKTQREVRQNNRLIRNVKRVYPWAKLAGQKLVEYETVLSHVESDREKRQIMKEIEKQIHEEYGGELRKLTISQGKILIKLVDRETGNTSYNLVQDFRGMFVAFFYQSFARIFGYNLKINYEPEGEDRNIEVIVRMIENGVI; encoded by the coding sequence ATGCGAAATATACTTTTTGTAATATTTGTAATTTTCGCTGCAACTCCCCTGCTGCATGCACAGGAATCCAAATATCATCTCCTTCCCGTCCGCGTTGTCGATGGCGACACGCTACCATACATCAACCTGTCGCCGGTAGAAGTTTTTGATTTCCGGATATTTAAAACCCAGCGTGAAGTGCGCCAAAACAACAGGCTTATCCGCAACGTAAAGCGTGTGTATCCCTGGGCCAAACTCGCCGGACAAAAACTTGTGGAATACGAAACCGTGCTCAGCCACGTAGAGAGCGATCGCGAAAAGCGACAAATTATGAAAGAGATCGAAAAACAGATACACGAAGAATATGGTGGCGAACTGCGCAAACTCACCATCAGCCAGGGCAAAATACTCATAAAACTTGTCGACCGCGAAACGGGCAACACCTCCTACAACCTGGTGCAGGACTTTAGAGGAATGTTTGTCGCCTTCTTTTATCAGTCGTTTGCACGGATATTTGGTTACAACCTCAAAATAAATTACGAACCCGAAGGCGAAGACCGCAACATCGAAGTGATCGTGCGCATGATCGAAAACGGAGTGATCTAA